Proteins found in one Planctomycetes bacterium MalM25 genomic segment:
- the oxyR gene encoding Hydrogen peroxide-inducible genes activator, producing MRPMHNVDGSDAFHGFPQPARVDTDQLRQFLVVARLGNITRAAEELSISQPALSRSIQRLEQEFGQPLLERRTRAVELTDAGGLLQSRAEQVLGILEDTKSRISDDGRSGRLRLGAIPTIAPYFLPDFLRAFRDDYPEAELVVQEETTENLLGRLKQGELDLALLAAPLAAKYVESQELFKEELLLAMPVGHQLAERKRVTLSEVEPHPFVMLGEAHCLSEQVLTLCRQKSFQPLTIERTSQLATVQELVALGHGVSMIPEMARRRDASEERIYRSLDGAKPQRTVLMAWNPYRFESRLLANLKQALADYCQRLV from the coding sequence ATGCGGCCAATGCATAATGTTGATGGATCTGATGCGTTTCATGGATTTCCCCAACCGGCTCGCGTGGACACGGACCAACTCAGACAGTTCCTCGTCGTCGCGAGGCTGGGCAACATCACGCGGGCGGCCGAGGAGTTGTCGATCTCGCAGCCGGCGCTCAGCCGCTCGATCCAGCGGTTGGAGCAGGAGTTTGGGCAGCCCCTCCTCGAGCGGCGGACCCGGGCCGTTGAGCTGACCGACGCCGGCGGGCTGCTGCAGAGCCGCGCCGAGCAGGTCCTGGGCATCCTCGAGGATACCAAGTCCCGCATCAGCGACGACGGCCGCAGCGGCCGGCTCCGGCTGGGGGCCATCCCCACGATCGCCCCGTACTTCCTGCCCGACTTCCTCCGCGCCTTCCGCGATGACTACCCCGAGGCGGAGTTGGTCGTCCAGGAGGAGACCACCGAGAACCTGCTCGGACGCCTGAAGCAGGGAGAACTCGACCTGGCGCTCTTGGCGGCGCCGCTGGCGGCGAAGTACGTCGAGTCGCAGGAGCTGTTCAAGGAGGAACTGCTGCTCGCGATGCCGGTCGGCCACCAGCTGGCAGAGCGCAAGCGGGTCACGCTCAGCGAGGTCGAGCCGCACCCGTTCGTCATGCTGGGCGAGGCGCACTGCCTATCGGAGCAGGTGCTCACGCTCTGCCGCCAGAAATCGTTCCAACCGTTAACAATTGAGCGGACGAGCCAGCTCGCCACCGTGCAAGAGCTCGTCGCCCTGGGGCACGGCGTGTCGATGATCCCGGAGATGGCCCGCCGCCGCGACGCCTCCGAAGAACGGATCTATCGCTCACTCGACGGCGCCAAGCCGCAGCGCACCGTGCTGATGGCGTGGAACCCGTACCGCTTCGAGAGCCGCCTGCTGGCGAACCTCAAGCAGGCGCTCGCGGACTACTGCCAGCGGCTTGTGTGA
- the rbfA gene encoding Ribosome-binding factor A gives MSSRRVLKAAEAIREVVGMAILADLRDPRIEHVTVTRVEVSADLRNAKVYVSVMGSEAKQHLALKGLESSAGFLQSKVAGRIDTRYTPRLTFKLDDGVKKSIAIAKMLADVLPDTAPDAEAEADAAAPSPEESTD, from the coding sequence ATGTCCTCCCGCCGAGTCCTCAAAGCCGCCGAAGCGATCCGCGAAGTCGTCGGGATGGCGATCCTCGCCGACCTGCGCGACCCGCGGATCGAGCACGTGACCGTGACGCGCGTCGAGGTCTCGGCCGATTTGCGCAACGCGAAGGTGTACGTGTCGGTGATGGGTAGCGAGGCGAAGCAGCACCTGGCGCTCAAGGGGCTGGAGAGCTCCGCCGGTTTCCTGCAGAGCAAGGTCGCGGGCCGGATCGACACCCGCTACACGCCCCGCCTGACTTTCAAGCTCGACGACGGCGTGAAGAAGTCGATCGCCATCGCCAAGATGCTCGCCGACGTGCTCCCCGACACGGCGCCCGACGCCGAAGCCGAGGCGGACGCCGCCGCGCCTTCCCCCGAAGAGTCTACGGATTAA
- the proS gene encoding Proline--tRNA ligase — MAKTAISPTRAENYPEWYQQVVKAADLAENSDVRGCMVIKPWGYALWENIQRSLDDRFKATGHENAYFPLFIPMSFLEKEAEHVEGFAKECAVVTHHRLEPDGEGGLRPAPTAKLDEPLIVRPTSETIIGATFARWVQSYRDLPILINQWANVVRWELRTRMFLRTAEFLWQEGHTVHATREEAEEETRQMLDVYAEFAENVMAMPVIKGEKTAGERFPGAVATYSIEAMMQDRKALQAGTSHFLGQNFAKAQDIKFQSQSGELEHAWTTSWGVSTRLIGGLIMSHADDDGLIAPPRLAPQHAVILPIYKKDEERAEVLAYCESLKAELQAQQYEGAPVRVKIDDRDLRGGEKKWQWVKRGAPLRIEVGPRDVAGGGAFVGRRDTDGKGVGTPRAELVGSVSKILAEIQQNLFDRAKTARDEASTVIDSLADFEAFFADGQPGGLAYAHFTDGPEMEAKCKALKVTPRCVPLEPLLGDDGPGECLFTGGKSERRAVFARAY, encoded by the coding sequence ATGGCAAAGACCGCCATCTCCCCCACCCGCGCTGAGAACTACCCCGAGTGGTACCAGCAGGTGGTCAAAGCGGCCGACCTGGCCGAGAACTCCGACGTGCGCGGCTGCATGGTCATCAAGCCGTGGGGCTACGCCCTGTGGGAGAACATCCAGCGGTCGCTCGACGACCGCTTCAAGGCGACCGGGCACGAGAACGCCTACTTCCCGCTCTTCATCCCGATGAGCTTCCTCGAGAAAGAGGCCGAGCACGTCGAGGGCTTCGCCAAGGAATGCGCGGTCGTCACGCACCACCGGCTCGAGCCGGACGGCGAGGGGGGCCTGCGGCCGGCGCCCACGGCGAAGCTCGACGAGCCCCTTATCGTCCGCCCCACGAGTGAGACGATCATCGGCGCGACCTTCGCCCGCTGGGTGCAGAGCTACCGCGACCTGCCGATCCTGATCAATCAATGGGCGAACGTCGTCCGTTGGGAGTTGCGGACGCGGATGTTCCTCCGCACGGCCGAGTTCCTCTGGCAGGAGGGCCACACCGTCCACGCCACCCGCGAGGAGGCGGAGGAAGAGACCCGCCAGATGCTCGACGTCTACGCCGAGTTCGCTGAGAACGTGATGGCGATGCCGGTCATCAAGGGAGAGAAGACGGCGGGCGAGCGCTTCCCCGGCGCCGTGGCGACCTACTCTATCGAAGCGATGATGCAGGACCGCAAGGCGCTGCAGGCGGGCACGAGCCACTTCCTCGGCCAGAACTTCGCCAAGGCGCAGGACATCAAGTTCCAGAGCCAGTCGGGCGAGCTGGAGCACGCCTGGACCACGAGCTGGGGGGTGAGCACCCGGCTGATCGGCGGCCTCATCATGAGCCACGCCGACGACGACGGCCTGATCGCCCCGCCCCGGCTGGCGCCGCAGCACGCGGTCATCCTGCCGATCTACAAGAAGGACGAAGAGCGCGCCGAGGTGCTCGCCTACTGCGAGTCGCTCAAAGCGGAGCTGCAAGCCCAGCAATATGAGGGCGCGCCGGTCCGCGTGAAGATCGACGACCGCGACCTCCGCGGCGGTGAGAAGAAATGGCAGTGGGTCAAACGGGGCGCCCCGCTGCGGATCGAGGTCGGCCCGCGCGACGTGGCGGGCGGCGGAGCGTTCGTTGGGCGACGAGATACTGACGGCAAGGGCGTCGGCACGCCGCGGGCGGAGCTGGTCGGCTCGGTCTCGAAGATCCTCGCCGAGATCCAGCAGAACCTGTTCGACCGGGCGAAGACGGCCCGCGACGAAGCGTCGACCGTGATCGACTCGCTGGCCGATTTCGAGGCTTTCTTCGCGGACGGCCAGCCGGGCGGCCTCGCCTACGCCCACTTCACCGACGGCCCGGAGATGGAGGCCAAGTGCAAGGCGCTGAAGGTGACGCCTCGCTGCGTGCCGCTGGAGCCCCTCCTGGGGGACGACGGGCCGGGCGAGTGCCTCTTCACCGGCGGCAAGAGCGAGCGGCGGGCCGTGTTCGCGCGGGCTTACTAG
- the katG_2 gene encoding Catalase-peroxidase — translation MLTRKLTLSALLLAQTALAAPYPKEKTMSEDAPSGETAAECPMGFGSGKPDMAYKNRDWWPEQIDLQILHQNSELSNPLGDGFDYADEFAKLDLAAVKKDLTELMTDSQDWWPADYGHYGPLFIRMAWHSAGTYRVTDGRGGAGYGTQRFAPLNSWPDNANLDKARRLLWPIKQKYGQKISWADLMILAGNVALESMGFETLGFAGGRADVWEPQQDINWGPESEWLGDKRYHGERELENPLAAVQMGLIYVNPEGPNGEPVVLDAAKDIRETFARMAMNDEETVALIAGGHTFGKAHGAASPDGNVGPEPEGASVEEQGLGWKNTYKSGKGADTITSGLEGAWSNTPTEWSNGYFDNLFAYDWDLKKSPAGAWQWVPTDPAADGTVPDAHDGSKSHAPIMFTTDMALRMDPIYGPISKRFHENPDQFAEAFAKAWYKLTHRDMGPYALCLGPEVAPAQPWQDPVPAVDHELIGPAEITELKGLILGSGLSVSELVSTAWASASTFRGTDKRGGANGARLRLAPQKDWEVNQPAQLAKVLGVLGAIQEDFNAAQSGGKKVSLADLIVLGGCAAVEKAARDAGNELEIPFTPGRTDASQESTDVDSFAVLEPKSDGFRNHLAKEHANRPEDLLIDKAHLLTLTAPEMTVLVGGLRVLGANTAEGAELGVFTEKPGTLTNDFFVNLLDMGAEWRVSPRCEHFYEGLDRETGKVKWTASRVDLIFGSHSQLRAIAEVYASEDGKAKFLEDFAAAWTKVMTLDRFDLE, via the coding sequence ATGCTGACCCGCAAGCTGACACTCTCAGCGCTGTTGCTGGCCCAGACCGCTTTGGCAGCCCCGTACCCCAAGGAAAAGACCATGAGCGAAGACGCCCCCTCTGGTGAAACCGCCGCCGAGTGCCCGATGGGCTTCGGCTCGGGCAAGCCCGACATGGCCTACAAGAACCGGGACTGGTGGCCGGAGCAGATCGACCTGCAGATCCTCCACCAGAACTCGGAGCTCAGCAATCCGCTCGGCGACGGGTTCGACTACGCCGACGAGTTCGCCAAGCTCGACCTCGCGGCCGTGAAGAAGGACCTCACCGAGTTGATGACCGACTCGCAAGACTGGTGGCCCGCCGACTACGGGCACTACGGCCCCCTCTTCATCCGCATGGCGTGGCACAGCGCGGGCACCTACCGCGTGACCGACGGCCGCGGCGGCGCCGGCTACGGCACGCAGCGGTTCGCCCCGCTCAACAGCTGGCCCGATAACGCGAACCTCGACAAGGCCCGCCGGCTGCTCTGGCCGATCAAGCAGAAGTACGGCCAGAAGATCTCGTGGGCCGACCTGATGATCCTGGCGGGCAACGTGGCGCTCGAGTCGATGGGCTTCGAAACGCTCGGCTTCGCCGGCGGCCGCGCCGACGTTTGGGAGCCGCAGCAGGACATCAACTGGGGCCCGGAGAGCGAGTGGCTGGGTGACAAGCGCTACCACGGCGAACGCGAGCTCGAGAACCCGCTCGCCGCCGTGCAGATGGGTTTGATCTACGTGAATCCTGAGGGCCCCAACGGGGAGCCCGTGGTCCTGGACGCCGCCAAGGACATCCGCGAGACATTCGCGCGGATGGCGATGAACGATGAGGAGACCGTCGCGCTGATCGCCGGAGGGCACACGTTCGGCAAAGCCCACGGGGCGGCGTCGCCCGATGGGAACGTTGGTCCCGAGCCGGAGGGGGCCTCCGTCGAAGAGCAAGGCCTCGGTTGGAAGAACACTTACAAGAGCGGCAAAGGGGCCGACACCATCACTAGCGGCCTGGAGGGGGCTTGGTCCAACACACCGACCGAGTGGTCCAACGGCTACTTCGATAACCTGTTCGCGTACGACTGGGACCTGAAGAAAAGCCCCGCCGGCGCTTGGCAGTGGGTCCCGACGGACCCGGCCGCCGACGGCACCGTGCCCGACGCGCACGACGGGTCGAAGTCGCACGCCCCGATCATGTTCACCACGGACATGGCGTTGAGGATGGACCCGATCTACGGGCCGATCTCGAAACGCTTCCACGAGAACCCGGACCAGTTCGCCGAGGCCTTCGCGAAGGCGTGGTACAAGCTCACGCACCGCGACATGGGGCCCTACGCCCTCTGCCTCGGCCCCGAGGTCGCTCCGGCGCAACCCTGGCAAGACCCCGTCCCCGCGGTCGATCACGAGCTGATCGGCCCGGCGGAGATCACCGAGTTGAAGGGGCTGATCCTCGGCTCGGGTCTGTCGGTGTCTGAATTGGTCTCGACCGCGTGGGCGTCGGCTTCGACGTTCCGCGGGACGGACAAGCGGGGTGGGGCGAACGGCGCCCGCCTCCGCTTGGCGCCGCAGAAGGATTGGGAGGTCAACCAACCGGCCCAGCTCGCCAAGGTGCTCGGTGTGCTCGGCGCGATCCAGGAGGACTTCAACGCCGCGCAATCGGGCGGCAAGAAGGTCTCCCTCGCCGACCTCATCGTGCTGGGCGGCTGTGCGGCGGTTGAGAAGGCGGCCCGCGATGCCGGCAACGAACTGGAGATCCCCTTCACGCCGGGTCGGACCGACGCCTCGCAAGAGTCGACCGACGTGGATTCGTTCGCCGTCCTCGAGCCGAAGTCGGACGGCTTCCGCAACCACCTCGCTAAAGAGCACGCCAACCGTCCCGAGGACCTGCTGATCGACAAGGCGCACCTGCTGACGCTCACGGCGCCGGAGATGACCGTGCTGGTCGGCGGGCTGCGGGTGCTGGGCGCGAACACCGCCGAAGGAGCGGAGCTGGGCGTCTTCACTGAGAAGCCGGGCACGCTCACGAACGACTTCTTCGTGAACCTGCTCGACATGGGCGCCGAGTGGCGTGTCTCACCCCGCTGCGAGCACTTCTACGAAGGGCTCGACCGCGAGACGGGCAAGGTGAAGTGGACCGCCTCGCGCGTCGATCTGATCTTCGGCTCGCACTCGCAGCTGCGGGCGATCGCCGAGGTCTACGCGAGCGAGGACGGTAAGGCCAAGTTCCTGGAGGACTTCGCCGCTGCTTGGACCAAGGTGATGACCCTCGACCGTTTCGACCTGGAGTGA
- a CDS encoding putative transcriptional regulatory protein, which yields MAGHSHWANIAHKKAAIDAKRGKVWSKLSRAIIVAAKSGGPDPDTNLKLRYAINDAKAISMPKDNIERAIKKGSGELGGDNYEEIVYEGSGPGGVMVMVEILTDNRNRTAPEIRKVFEKGGGSLGTTGCAAWNFTRKGVAVIPADQTDEEALMDLTLEAGADDVRQVADAFQVTCPMEAFNDLCAALEAAEGITPASQSIQYVPNDAIVLSGDDAKKAIKMMEMLDDHDDVQQAAANFEIDEATLAELNE from the coding sequence ATGGCCGGACACTCCCACTGGGCTAACATTGCTCACAAGAAGGCGGCGATCGACGCCAAGCGGGGCAAGGTGTGGAGCAAGCTGAGCCGGGCGATCATCGTCGCGGCCAAGTCGGGGGGGCCGGACCCCGACACGAACCTGAAACTCCGCTACGCGATCAACGACGCGAAAGCGATCTCGATGCCCAAGGACAACATCGAGCGGGCCATCAAGAAGGGCTCGGGCGAGTTGGGCGGCGACAACTACGAGGAGATCGTCTACGAGGGCTCCGGCCCGGGGGGCGTGATGGTGATGGTCGAGATCCTCACCGACAACCGCAACCGGACCGCCCCCGAGATCCGCAAGGTCTTCGAGAAGGGGGGCGGCTCGCTCGGCACCACTGGCTGCGCGGCGTGGAACTTCACCCGCAAGGGGGTCGCGGTCATCCCGGCCGATCAGACCGACGAGGAGGCCCTGATGGACCTCACGCTCGAAGCGGGCGCCGACGACGTCCGCCAGGTCGCCGATGCGTTCCAGGTGACTTGCCCGATGGAGGCCTTCAACGACCTGTGCGCCGCGCTCGAAGCGGCCGAGGGGATCACCCCCGCCAGCCAGTCGATCCAGTACGTGCCGAACGACGCGATCGTCCTCTCGGGCGACGACGCCAAGAAGGCGATCAAGATGATGGAGATGCTCGACGACCACGACGACGTCCAGCAAGCGGCCGCCAACTTCGAGATCGACGAAGCGACCTTGGCAGAGCTGAACGAGTAG
- the infB gene encoding Translation initiation factor IF-2 has protein sequence MAVRIYALAKELDVDSKELVDVCTRAGVPDKGSALASLNDDEVAKVKEYLSGGSGGTATATAAPSKPSPPPMQRPSGDNRGGKMRTIQAPKAGRSATRRESELVSPPEVITDDDAPASADAPTEAPASEEQPAAPPEAPAEAATLAEAEAPASTDEAASTDEAASAAEAAPAEEAAPAEPEETRKEELARPGPLSQMMGRGRGSKMPVIGGGQGAGQGGKKKPGDGAKPRPVVKLAAIPAQNQPKKEAPKPKAKAEAKAQKPDMKLPADVLGGGKAGARPLGDQLRRAERSLEAAKLKEKEDAAAKTGRGKSGVPMLGGREHRQINRNRSGGRAGFRPRRMMGRRKKSGINTAAPRKDAIQVQLPCTVKELSEAAGVPAVQILRILMEEGVMANINAQMDPELTELVAADLGTEIEFLQPESLEDKLLTALDELEDPEDSLKPRAPVVTFLGHVDHGKTSLLDRLIGIDVASREDGGITQHIRAYQLENDGRPVSFVDTPGHEAFTEMRARGAEVTDIVVLVVAADDGVMPQTEEAISHAKAAGVPIIVALNKMDLPGADENKAFQDLAANELLPSEWGGDVEVVKTSATTGDGMDDLLETILTVAELNEYSANPDRAAIGSCLESQQDADRGVMTKVLVQKGTLRVGDTVVCGDAYGKVKAMFDPLRPSRRLNEAGPSVPVNLTGLNRAPSAGEGLYVIDDIAAAREIADTRAHEERAEFLGSTGFQAATLENLFDRLDGVGEVQTLNLILRADVRGSIEALEKELSKLEHPEVRLRILQKSVGGVTEGDVVLADASDAVIIAFNVVPDDKARAKADQLGVEIRRYGIIYKVADELKLAMEGMLRPEKRDVELGRVLVQMTFKISRVGVIAGCRVLQGTVERNARARVIRDNTVVGDYAIDTLRREKDDVKEVREGYECGIKLAGFNDIKEADLLEVYKVEEITRSFDD, from the coding sequence TTGGCGGTCCGCATCTACGCTCTGGCGAAGGAACTTGACGTCGACAGCAAGGAGCTGGTCGATGTCTGCACACGCGCCGGGGTCCCCGACAAGGGATCGGCTTTGGCCAGCCTTAACGACGACGAAGTCGCGAAGGTTAAGGAGTATCTGAGCGGAGGCAGCGGGGGGACGGCCACCGCGACGGCCGCCCCGTCCAAGCCCTCGCCCCCCCCGATGCAACGCCCCTCCGGCGATAATCGGGGTGGCAAGATGCGCACCATCCAGGCCCCCAAGGCGGGCCGCTCCGCCACGCGGCGCGAGTCGGAACTGGTGAGCCCGCCCGAGGTCATCACCGACGACGACGCCCCCGCCAGCGCCGACGCCCCGACCGAAGCCCCCGCATCCGAAGAGCAGCCGGCGGCCCCACCCGAGGCTCCCGCCGAGGCGGCCACCCTCGCGGAGGCCGAGGCTCCCGCTTCGACTGACGAGGCCGCTTCGACTGACGAGGCGGCTTCGGCTGCCGAGGCCGCTCCGGCTGAGGAGGCGGCGCCCGCCGAGCCGGAAGAGACTCGCAAGGAAGAGCTGGCGCGGCCCGGGCCGCTTTCCCAGATGATGGGCCGTGGTCGTGGCAGCAAGATGCCCGTGATCGGCGGCGGTCAGGGCGCCGGTCAGGGTGGCAAGAAAAAGCCCGGCGACGGCGCCAAGCCTCGTCCCGTGGTCAAGCTGGCCGCCATCCCGGCTCAGAATCAGCCCAAGAAAGAAGCCCCCAAGCCGAAGGCCAAGGCCGAAGCCAAGGCGCAGAAGCCCGACATGAAGCTGCCCGCCGACGTTCTCGGCGGCGGCAAGGCGGGCGCCCGCCCGCTCGGCGACCAGCTCCGCCGGGCCGAGCGATCGCTCGAAGCGGCCAAGCTCAAGGAGAAAGAGGACGCCGCTGCCAAGACGGGACGCGGCAAATCGGGCGTGCCGATGCTCGGTGGCCGCGAGCACCGCCAGATCAACCGCAATCGCTCCGGCGGTCGGGCCGGTTTCCGGCCCCGCCGGATGATGGGCCGCCGCAAGAAGTCCGGCATCAACACGGCCGCGCCGCGTAAGGACGCCATCCAGGTCCAGCTGCCCTGCACGGTGAAAGAGCTCTCCGAAGCGGCGGGCGTGCCCGCGGTGCAGATCCTCCGCATCCTGATGGAGGAGGGCGTGATGGCCAACATCAACGCCCAAATGGACCCGGAGCTCACCGAGCTGGTCGCCGCGGACCTGGGCACCGAGATCGAGTTCCTGCAGCCCGAATCGCTCGAAGACAAGCTGCTCACCGCGCTGGACGAGCTCGAAGATCCCGAGGATTCGCTCAAGCCACGGGCGCCGGTGGTGACGTTCCTAGGCCACGTCGACCACGGTAAGACGTCGCTCCTCGATCGTCTGATCGGGATCGACGTCGCCAGCCGCGAAGACGGCGGCATCACGCAGCACATCCGCGCCTACCAGCTCGAGAACGATGGCCGGCCGGTCTCGTTCGTCGACACGCCCGGCCACGAGGCGTTCACCGAGATGCGTGCCCGCGGCGCCGAGGTGACCGACATCGTGGTGTTGGTCGTCGCGGCGGACGACGGCGTCATGCCGCAGACCGAAGAGGCGATCAGCCACGCGAAGGCGGCCGGCGTGCCGATCATCGTCGCGCTTAACAAGATGGACCTGCCCGGCGCCGACGAGAACAAGGCCTTCCAGGACCTGGCGGCCAACGAACTGCTCCCCAGCGAGTGGGGCGGCGACGTCGAGGTCGTGAAGACCAGCGCCACGACCGGCGACGGCATGGACGACCTGCTCGAGACGATCCTCACGGTCGCCGAGCTCAACGAGTACTCCGCCAACCCGGATCGCGCGGCGATCGGTTCCTGCCTGGAGAGCCAGCAGGACGCGGACCGGGGCGTCATGACCAAGGTGCTCGTCCAGAAGGGCACCCTGCGGGTCGGCGACACCGTCGTCTGCGGCGACGCCTACGGCAAAGTCAAGGCGATGTTCGACCCGCTTAGGCCGAGCCGCCGCCTGAATGAGGCCGGCCCCAGCGTGCCGGTCAACCTGACCGGCCTCAACCGCGCCCCCTCCGCGGGCGAGGGGCTCTACGTGATCGACGACATCGCCGCGGCCCGCGAGATCGCCGACACCCGCGCCCACGAGGAGCGGGCCGAGTTTCTCGGCTCGACCGGCTTCCAGGCCGCGACCCTCGAGAACCTGTTCGACCGCCTCGACGGCGTCGGCGAGGTGCAGACCCTCAACCTCATCCTGCGGGCGGACGTCCGCGGCTCGATCGAGGCCCTCGAGAAGGAACTCTCGAAGCTCGAGCACCCCGAGGTCCGGCTGCGGATCTTGCAGAAGAGCGTCGGCGGCGTGACCGAGGGCGACGTCGTCCTGGCCGACGCGTCCGACGCGGTGATCATCGCCTTCAACGTGGTGCCCGACGACAAGGCCCGCGCCAAGGCGGACCAGCTGGGCGTCGAGATCCGCCGGTACGGCATCATCTACAAGGTGGCCGACGAGCTGAAGCTGGCGATGGAGGGCATGCTCCGCCCCGAGAAACGCGACGTCGAACTCGGCCGCGTGCTCGTGCAGATGACCTTCAAGATCAGCCGCGTCGGCGTGATCGCCGGTTGCCGCGTGCTGCAAGGCACCGTCGAACGCAACGCCCGCGCCCGGGTGATCCGCGACAACACGGTGGTGGGCGACTACGCGATCGACACCCTCCGCCGCGAGAAGGACGACGTGAAGGAGGTCCGCGAGGGCTACGAGTGCGGCATCAAGCTGGCCGGCTTCAACGACATCAAGGAAGCCGACCTGCTGGAGGTCTACAAGGTCGAGGAGATCACCCGGAGCTTCGACGATTAA
- a CDS encoding hypothetical protein (Transcription termination/antitermination protein NusA), producing the protein MNAAEILRIVDAIHRDKNIDQEIVFEGIEAALISALAKYYGEEAEITCQIDRQTGEVDATCDGEKLDSEEVVGRIGAQTAKQVMIQKIREAERDALYDEYNELVGQMVSGVIHRNEGAAATVALSNVEALLPRSEQIPGESHHVNERVRCTVYEARKAGSRVKVILSRKMPALVQRLFEQEIPEIADGVIEIRAMSREPGYRSKVAVISSDSRVDCVGACVGVRGNRIKNIVDELSGERIDIVRWDDDLEILIPNALQPAEVDQVILCKMLGRAIALVQEDNLSLAIGRRGQNVRLASKLSGWDIEIMTQEELAENIDRAIEGFSTIDGLEMSVAEKLVEEGFLSYDDLSIIEPDDLMTMGELTQEQADHIVEQAENRAEEAEAAAAAARRAKREQDKLAELQAAAEAAAAPAAEASPEEAPAEGAETPGEEAAGEEAPAGEATPAQEEAPADPEGPAAPAEEEEGANPPA; encoded by the coding sequence ATGAACGCCGCTGAAATCCTCCGGATCGTGGACGCGATCCACCGCGACAAGAACATCGATCAAGAGATCGTTTTCGAGGGGATCGAGGCGGCCCTCATTTCGGCCCTGGCGAAGTACTACGGCGAAGAGGCCGAGATCACCTGTCAGATCGACCGCCAGACGGGCGAGGTCGACGCCACCTGCGACGGCGAGAAGCTCGACTCCGAGGAGGTCGTCGGCCGCATCGGCGCCCAGACCGCCAAGCAGGTGATGATCCAGAAGATCCGCGAGGCGGAGCGGGACGCGCTGTACGACGAGTACAACGAGCTGGTCGGCCAGATGGTCTCCGGCGTGATCCACCGCAACGAGGGCGCCGCGGCGACCGTCGCCCTGTCGAACGTCGAGGCCCTGCTGCCCCGCAGCGAGCAGATCCCGGGCGAGTCGCACCACGTCAACGAGCGTGTGCGATGCACCGTCTACGAGGCCCGCAAGGCGGGCAGCCGGGTGAAGGTGATCCTCAGCCGCAAGATGCCCGCCCTCGTGCAGCGGCTCTTCGAGCAGGAGATCCCGGAGATCGCCGACGGCGTGATCGAGATCCGCGCCATGTCGCGCGAGCCGGGCTACCGCTCGAAGGTGGCCGTCATCAGCAGCGACTCGCGTGTCGACTGCGTCGGCGCGTGCGTCGGTGTCCGGGGCAACCGGATCAAGAACATCGTCGATGAGCTCTCCGGCGAGCGGATCGACATCGTCCGCTGGGACGACGACCTCGAGATCCTGATCCCCAACGCCCTGCAGCCCGCCGAAGTCGATCAGGTCATCCTCTGCAAGATGCTGGGCCGCGCGATCGCGCTGGTGCAGGAGGACAACCTCAGCCTCGCCATCGGCCGGCGGGGTCAGAACGTCCGGTTGGCGAGCAAGCTCTCCGGCTGGGACATCGAGATCATGACCCAGGAGGAGCTGGCCGAGAACATCGACCGGGCGATCGAGGGCTTCAGCACGATCGACGGCCTCGAGATGTCGGTCGCCGAGAAGCTGGTCGAGGAGGGCTTCCTGAGCTACGACGACCTCTCGATCATCGAGCCGGACGACCTGATGACCATGGGCGAGCTGACCCAGGAGCAGGCCGACCACATCGTCGAGCAGGCGGAGAACCGCGCCGAAGAGGCCGAGGCCGCCGCCGCCGCCGCCCGCCGAGCGAAACGCGAACAGGACAAGCTGGCCGAGCTGCAAGCCGCCGCCGAGGCGGCCGCCGCTCCCGCCGCTGAGGCTTCGCCTGAGGAGGCCCCCGCCGAGGGGGCCGAAACCCCTGGCGAGGAGGCCGCCGGCGAGGAGGCTCCGGCAGGCGAAGCGACCCCTGCCCAGGAGGAGGCCCCGGCCGACCCCGAGGGACCGGCCGCTCCTGCTGAAGAAGAGGAGGGGGCGAACCCGCCCGCCTGA